From Streptomyces fungicidicus, one genomic window encodes:
- a CDS encoding FAD-dependent oxidoreductase, producing MLRVAVIGSGPSGCYTAQSLVQLDARVRVDVLDRLPCPYGLVRYGVAPDHEKIKSLQHTLRGVLEHERVRFLGGVQVGPGGVPVARLRELYHAVVYCVGAATDRRLGIPGEDLPGSWSATEFVSWYSAHPDAVDDGFLRGVRSAVVIGVGNVAVDVTRMLARGAAELSPTDMPHAALTALGASEVTTIHMVGRRGPSQARFTTKELRELGTLPDTGLVVDPAEAASDPAYTDPAALPAPQRRNVEVLRGWAGAPAPDARRLIRLRFFLRPVELTAREGRVGAVRFERTVPDGRGGVTGTGTYEEVEAQLVLRSVGYRGVPLEGLPFDAAGGTVPHLAGRVLRGGAVAPGEYVAGWIKRGPTGVIGTNRPCAKETVTSLLRDAPLFAERDLPGDPLAALRADGVEPVGWTGWQAIEHAEARLGASLGRTTVKLPDWESLLAAARTTGP from the coding sequence GTGCTGCGTGTCGCCGTCATCGGTTCCGGGCCGAGCGGGTGCTACACCGCCCAGAGTCTCGTCCAGCTCGACGCCCGGGTGCGCGTCGACGTCCTGGACCGGCTGCCGTGCCCGTACGGCCTGGTCCGCTACGGCGTGGCACCGGACCACGAGAAGATCAAGTCCCTGCAGCACACCCTCCGCGGGGTTCTGGAGCACGAGCGCGTGCGCTTCCTCGGCGGTGTGCAGGTCGGGCCGGGCGGGGTGCCGGTCGCGCGGCTGCGGGAGCTGTACCACGCGGTGGTGTACTGCGTGGGCGCCGCCACGGACCGGCGGCTGGGCATCCCGGGCGAGGACCTGCCGGGCAGCTGGTCGGCGACGGAGTTCGTGTCCTGGTACAGCGCGCATCCGGACGCCGTGGACGACGGGTTCCTGCGCGGGGTGCGGTCCGCGGTGGTGATCGGGGTGGGGAACGTCGCCGTGGACGTGACGCGCATGCTGGCCCGGGGGGCGGCGGAGCTGAGCCCGACCGACATGCCGCACGCGGCCCTGACCGCGCTCGGGGCGAGCGAGGTGACGACCATCCACATGGTGGGCCGGCGCGGCCCGTCCCAGGCCCGTTTCACCACCAAGGAGCTGCGCGAGCTGGGGACCCTGCCGGACACCGGCCTGGTCGTCGACCCGGCCGAGGCAGCCTCGGACCCCGCCTACACGGATCCCGCCGCGCTGCCCGCCCCGCAGCGCCGCAACGTGGAGGTGCTGCGCGGCTGGGCCGGGGCGCCGGCGCCGGACGCCCGGCGGCTGATCCGGCTGCGCTTCTTCCTCCGCCCGGTCGAACTGACCGCCCGGGAGGGCAGGGTGGGCGCGGTGCGCTTCGAGCGGACGGTGCCGGACGGGCGGGGCGGCGTGACGGGCACGGGGACGTACGAGGAGGTCGAGGCGCAGCTGGTGCTGCGCTCGGTGGGCTATCGCGGGGTGCCGCTGGAGGGGCTGCCCTTCGACGCGGCGGGCGGCACGGTGCCGCATCTCGCCGGGCGGGTGCTGCGCGGGGGCGCCGTCGCTCCCGGCGAGTACGTGGCCGGCTGGATCAAGCGGGGCCCGACGGGCGTCATCGGCACCAACCGGCCCTGCGCGAAGGAGACGGTGACGTCCCTGCTGCGGGACGCGCCCCTCTTCGCGGAACGCGACCTGCCCGGCGACCCGCTGGCGGCGCTGCGGGCCGACGGCGTGGAACCCGTGGGGTGGACGGGCTGGCAGGCGATCGAACACGCCGAGGCCCGGCTGGGCGCCTCCCTCGGCCGGACCACCGTCAAACTCCCCGACTGGGAAAGCCTCCTGGCCGCGGCCCGCACGACCGGCCCGTGA
- a CDS encoding DUF6214 family protein — MSVRPAWEVREGERATRWLHVRLAFGDGARIDALATVCEGWVCVEDVRARPALALEDLALFADWIEGPLARACGDGSGSGTGDGAGEGAHRERPAPRRGPEERGLVAQAYRAAQERGADPVLAVMNQTGYSRRGALRLIGRTRDEGLLPSRHARR; from the coding sequence GTGTCCGTGCGGCCCGCGTGGGAGGTGCGGGAGGGGGAACGGGCGACGCGGTGGCTCCATGTGCGGCTGGCCTTCGGCGACGGGGCCCGGATCGACGCGCTCGCGACGGTGTGCGAGGGGTGGGTCTGCGTCGAGGACGTACGGGCCCGGCCGGCGCTGGCCCTGGAGGACCTGGCCCTGTTCGCGGACTGGATCGAGGGGCCGCTGGCGCGGGCCTGCGGCGACGGTTCCGGGTCCGGAACAGGGGACGGGGCCGGCGAGGGCGCGCACCGGGAGCGGCCCGCCCCGCGGCGCGGACCGGAGGAGCGGGGGCTCGTCGCGCAGGCGTACCGCGCGGCGCAGGAACGGGGCGCCGATCCGGTGCTGGCCGTGATGAACCAGACCGGGTACAGCAGGCGCGGGGCGCTCAGGCTCATCGGCCGGACGCGCGACGAGGGTCTGCTGCCCTCACGGCACGCCCGGCGCTGA
- a CDS encoding DUF305 domain-containing protein, with the protein MHYRRASRVSVAAAGLTALAVLTLVGCDSGADDAGPAAGSGPSVIAPGGPGEANRTLSADEAQRQRAEDDSPNSADVSYARMMIAHHTQALEMTELVPDRAESSKIVRLAERITAAQRPEIKAMQAWLKNHGKAERDGAHGHDHATMPGMATQSQLKQLRAADDKAFDQLFLTLMITHHQGAITMATDVKGQGNNIQVEEMADDVVAQQTSEISRMRDLL; encoded by the coding sequence GTGCACTACCGTCGCGCGTCACGCGTGTCCGTCGCCGCCGCCGGGCTGACCGCTCTGGCCGTACTCACGCTCGTGGGCTGCGACTCGGGGGCGGACGACGCCGGGCCGGCCGCCGGGAGCGGACCCTCGGTGATCGCGCCGGGCGGCCCCGGGGAGGCCAACAGGACCCTGTCGGCCGACGAGGCCCAGCGGCAGCGCGCCGAGGACGACTCCCCCAACTCCGCGGACGTGTCCTACGCGCGGATGATGATCGCGCACCACACGCAGGCCCTGGAGATGACCGAACTGGTGCCGGACCGCGCCGAGTCGTCGAAGATCGTCAGGCTGGCCGAGCGCATCACCGCCGCGCAGCGGCCCGAGATCAAGGCGATGCAGGCCTGGCTGAAGAACCACGGCAAGGCGGAGCGGGACGGCGCCCACGGGCACGACCACGCGACGATGCCCGGGATGGCCACGCAGTCCCAGCTGAAGCAGTTGCGCGCGGCCGACGACAAGGCGTTCGACCAGCTCTTCCTCACCCTGATGATCACTCACCACCAGGGGGCGATCACCATGGCCACCGATGTGAAGGGGCAGGGGAACAACATCCAGGTGGAGGAGATGGCGGACGACGTGGTCGCCCAGCAGACCAGCGAGATCAGCCGGATGCGCGATCTGCTGTGA
- a CDS encoding LVIVD repeat-containing protein — protein MILLSVSRTRRRRLGVVAAAGGLLAALLTAAPAAAIPDPGDSPPDRKEVSRSDQAEAREAIRSGEIPGQDEIVHSANIRHVANIPKDALPGTNSDLAFQGRYAFAGNYDGFRIFDISDPKAPKTVAQVLCPGSQNDISVSGDLLFLSTDSSRSDSSCNSTTQPATEKSSWEGMKVFDISDKRNPRYVAAVETACGSHTHTLVPERKNVYVYVSSYSPNAAYPDCQPPHDGISVIKVPRNAPQKAALVGFPVLFPGEGPDGGGNPGAPTNPGVSKTTGCHDITVLPSQDLAAGACMGDGILFSIKDPERPKVIDQVQDNVNFAFWHSATFNQKANKVVFTDELGGGGAATCNAAVGPDRGADGIYDIVGKGDKRKLVFRSYFKIPRHQADSENCVAHNGSLIPVKGKDLMVQAWYQGGVSVWDFTNSSKPKEIAYFERGPLSTEQLVTGGSWSAYYYNGYIYSNDIAKGFDVLKIDDRRTDAARGVHMRELNVQTQPDYFD, from the coding sequence GTGATCCTGTTGAGCGTTTCCCGCACCCGGCGCAGACGACTGGGAGTCGTCGCGGCGGCCGGTGGCCTGCTGGCCGCGCTGCTCACCGCCGCGCCGGCCGCGGCGATACCCGACCCCGGGGACTCACCGCCCGACCGGAAGGAAGTCTCCCGCAGCGACCAGGCCGAGGCCCGCGAGGCCATCCGGAGCGGCGAGATACCCGGCCAGGACGAGATCGTCCACTCCGCCAACATCCGGCATGTGGCCAACATCCCCAAGGACGCGCTGCCCGGCACCAACTCGGACCTTGCCTTCCAGGGCCGGTACGCGTTCGCCGGCAACTACGACGGCTTCCGCATCTTCGACATCAGCGATCCGAAGGCACCGAAGACCGTGGCGCAGGTCCTGTGCCCCGGCTCGCAGAACGACATCTCCGTCTCCGGTGACCTGCTGTTCCTCTCCACCGACTCCTCGCGCAGCGACAGCAGTTGCAACAGCACCACGCAGCCCGCGACCGAGAAGTCCTCGTGGGAGGGCATGAAGGTCTTCGACATCAGCGACAAGCGGAACCCCCGCTACGTCGCCGCGGTCGAGACCGCCTGCGGCTCGCACACCCACACGCTGGTGCCCGAGCGCAAGAACGTCTACGTCTACGTCTCCTCTTACTCGCCCAACGCGGCCTACCCCGACTGCCAGCCTCCGCACGACGGCATCTCGGTGATCAAGGTCCCGCGCAACGCCCCGCAGAAGGCGGCGCTGGTCGGCTTCCCGGTGCTGTTCCCGGGTGAGGGCCCGGACGGCGGCGGCAACCCCGGCGCTCCCACCAACCCGGGTGTCTCCAAGACCACCGGCTGCCACGACATCACCGTGCTGCCCTCGCAGGACCTGGCCGCCGGCGCCTGCATGGGCGACGGCATCCTGTTCTCCATCAAGGACCCCGAGCGGCCCAAGGTGATCGACCAGGTCCAGGACAACGTCAACTTCGCGTTCTGGCACTCGGCGACCTTCAACCAGAAGGCCAACAAGGTCGTCTTCACCGACGAACTGGGCGGCGGCGGCGCCGCCACCTGCAACGCGGCCGTCGGCCCTGACCGCGGCGCGGACGGCATCTACGACATCGTCGGCAAGGGCGACAAGCGCAAGCTGGTCTTCCGCAGCTACTTCAAGATCCCCCGCCACCAGGCGGACTCCGAGAACTGCGTCGCCCACAACGGCTCGCTGATCCCGGTCAAGGGCAAGGACCTGATGGTCCAGGCCTGGTACCAGGGCGGCGTCTCGGTCTGGGACTTCACAAACTCCTCGAAGCCGAAGGAGATCGCCTACTTCGAGCGGGGACCGCTCTCCACCGAGCAGCTGGTCACCGGCGGCTCCTGGTCGGCGTACTACTACAACGGCTACATCTACTCGAACGACATCGCCAAGGGCTTCGACGTCCTGAAGATCGACGACCGGCGCACGGACGCGGCCCGCGGTGTCCACATGCGTGAGCTCAACGTGCAGACGCAGCCGGACTACTTCGACTAG